A segment of the Catenuloplanes nepalensis genome:
GGATCCGCTCCCCCACCAGGCCGGGCGCGCCCGGGTCGGCCTCCAGCAGCACCGCGAACTCGTCGCCGCCGAGCCGGGCCACCATGTCGTCGCGGCGCACGCAGCGCTGCAGCCGGGCCGCGATCTCCTGCAGCATCCGGTCGCCGGCCGCGTGCCCGAAACTGTCGTTGACGAACTTGAAGTCGTCCAGGTCCACGAAGAGCAGCGCGATCGGCCGGCCCTCCTCGCGGTGCGCGTCCACGGCCGCGCTCAGCCGCTTGCCGAACAACTCACGGTTGGCCAGGCCGGTCAGCGGGTCGTGGGTGGCCTGGTGGGCGAGCCGGCGCCGCGCCTCCGCGACGGACAGCAGCAGCGCCCGGTTGTCCACGATGGTCACCAGTTGCCGGACGATCACCAGCAGCAGCCCGAGCCAGCCGAGCGCCACCTCCGGCCAGGTCAGCGGGTGGCCGATCAGCGTCCGGATCGCGATGGTCACGCCGGTCGCGACCACCGGCAGCACCGGGAGAAGCAGCAGGACCGGGTCGATGTCGTCCTGCTCCGCCGCCGTCTCGTCCGGTGCCGGGACCAGCGCGGCCAGCGCGACCAGCGCCGGGCCGAGCACCCAGCCCGCGCTGTGCAGCGGCGTCATCCGGTCCGCGTCCGCGGCCACCAGGTAGGCGTAGAAGCCGTCCGAGACGGTCAGCGCCAGCAGCCCGCCGCCGAGCAGCAGCAGTTGCGGCCGGAGCGCGCGGGGCGGCTGGCGCACCACCAGCAGCAGCGCGAGCAGCACGGCCAGCAGCGCGTCCATCACCAGGTGGGCGACGCCGGCGACCAGCGGGCCGGGCGGTCCCTCGCCCTCCAGCACCGCGCGGACCGGCGCCCAGGACAGCACGACCACGGATCCGAGCACGATCACCACGTCCAGCATGGCGACCACCCGGGCATGCCGGGAGGGGCCGAGCACCCGGCGCGGCGACACCGCGGCGATTGTCAGCAGCGCCCAGAGCGCGAAGACCGGCAGCGCCATGTAGCCGAACTCGGCCGGGACCGGGCCGGGCAGGTAGTCGGTGCCGGACAGCTGGTGGACGGTCCAGACGAACTGGCCGAGCGACCAGCCGATCATGCCGATGCCGATCAGCCGCCGCCAGGCCCGGCCCGCGCCGGACACGCCGCGCGCGGTGACCAGGCAACATATCGCGGCGGCGGCTCCGGTGGTGAGCTGCGCCAGATTGTCCAGCGCGACGCCGGCCCGGCCGGGCAGCACGCCGAGGCTGTTCACCGCGACGACGAGCACGACGGCGAGGAGCGTGACGGCGGCGACGGCACCGAACCGGGCTCGGGGGCGGGTGGGCGCGTCGCCGAGGGGCAGCATCGCCGTCGCGAGGCGCGTAGAGGTCATCACCACTCACCGGGGGCAGCGCGGGGTTTCCCACGACCGGTCAGTAACCTACCGCAGGTCGCGCCGCCGCGCGATTCGGCGTGGGGGCCGTCTCAGCCCACGGCCTCCGCGGTGGTCGCCGGCTCCGAGGCGCAGGTGGCGCCCTGCGGGTCCGGGTCGGCCGTGTCGTCCACCAGCTCGGCCAGCACCACCGTGATGTTGTCCGGCCCGCCGGCGCGCAGCGCGAGATCGATGAGCCGCTTCGCGCAGTCCTGCATGTCCGGGTAGTCGGACATGGTCTGCGCCATGGTCTCCGCGGACACCACGCCGGACAGACCGTCGGAGCAGAGCAGCCAGCGGTCGCCGACCTGCGGCGGAATCTTCGCGTACGCCGGGGCGACGGCCTCGCCCTGCAGCGCCTGGGTGACGACGGACCGGCGCGGGTGCACGGTCGCCTCGTCCTCGGTGATCACGCCCTCGTCCACCAGCATCTGCACGTACGTGTCGTCGCGGGTCAGCTGCACCAGCTTGCCCTCGCGCAGCAGGTAGGCCCGGGAGTCGCCCACGTGCACCAGCGCGAACTGGGTGCCGGAGAAGAGCAGCGCGGTGAGCGTGGTGCCCATGCCCTGAAGCGTCGGGTTCGCCACGACGTGCTCGTGGATGCGCGCGTTCGCCGCCTCCACCATCCCGTGCAGCGCGTCCACCTGCTGCTCGTCGTCGATCAGCGCGTCGAAGGGCTGCACGGCCTCGATGGTGAGCTGGCTGGCCACCTCGCCGGCGGCCATGCCACCCATGCCGTCGGCGACGGCCGCCAGGTAGCGCCCGGCGTAGGCGCAGTCCTGGTTACCGCTCCGGATGAGGCCGCGGTCGGTCATGGCCGCGGATCGCAGCTGCAAGGTCATGGCGGAAGCCTGCCAAATCGTCGTCGGCCTGTCTCCAGGCGGTGGTATCCCATCATGGTCCGCCAACCGGTCACGTCGTGCGCCGGGTTCGGCGGGAGAATCACTCGGCCCGCACCGGTCTCCCCTGACACCGGGGGTCGGGCTCGGTTCGTCGCTGTTTCGGTGCCATCCACTCCAGCGCGGTGTCCTCCGCGTACCACCCCTGCACGTAGACCGCGCTGGATGGCACCTGCTCCGCCTCGGGACACAGCGTACGGGACAGCACTTCCGACGACGGGATGAAGCGCACCCGGCCGTCCGCGTCCATCAGCGTGACCATGCTGTCGTCGACCGTGATCAGCCGGCCACGCCACACGTCGATCTCGTCCCGCGCCTCGTCCCGCGCCTCGTCGCGCTCCGAGATCTCCGGGGTGACCACCACTCCGGCCTTCGCCTCGATCGCGGTGTCCGGCAGGATCGGCGCGCGCATGAAGAGCACGCCGACCGCGAACGGCGCCACGATCGACGCCGCGACCGCGGCCCAGTGCGTGCCGAGACGCGCGACGCCGGCCGGGATCGGCCCGGTCAGGATCGGCGCGACCGCGGGCGGCACCGCGAGCAGCAACGCGTTGATCGTCTCGCCGGCCCGGAACGCCGCCATGATCGCGGGGCCGAGCCACACGTAGGCCAGGAGCCCCACCGCGACCGGCACGGCCGTCGCCATGATGACCAGCACGGCCCGGTCGTCGCCGCGGCGCAGCCAGGTGGTCAGCCCGATGATCATCAGGGTCAGCATCAGCAGCGTCGGCAGGAAGCGCATCTGCCAGGTGATCGCGGCCAGCAGCACCGCGATCACCACGGTCCAGTCCGGCATGCGCAGCGTGACCACGGCGAGCAGCGAGCGGCAGGCGTCGTCCCGGCTGGGCGCGCTGATCAGCAGCAGCGTGCCGAACACCCGGATCAGCAGCACCACGGCGGGCAGCACCCAGACCAGCGTGATGGTGAGCGAGGTGACCAGGCCGAGCGGGCTGACGTACTGCACGAGCAGCAGCATGGTGGTCA
Coding sequences within it:
- a CDS encoding putative bifunctional diguanylate cyclase/phosphodiesterase, translated to MTSTRLATAMLPLGDAPTRPRARFGAVAAVTLLAVVLVVAVNSLGVLPGRAGVALDNLAQLTTGAAAAICCLVTARGVSGAGRAWRRLIGIGMIGWSLGQFVWTVHQLSGTDYLPGPVPAEFGYMALPVFALWALLTIAAVSPRRVLGPSRHARVVAMLDVVIVLGSVVVLSWAPVRAVLEGEGPPGPLVAGVAHLVMDALLAVLLALLLVVRQPPRALRPQLLLLGGGLLALTVSDGFYAYLVAADADRMTPLHSAGWVLGPALVALAALVPAPDETAAEQDDIDPVLLLLPVLPVVATGVTIAIRTLIGHPLTWPEVALGWLGLLLVIVRQLVTIVDNRALLLSVAEARRRLAHQATHDPLTGLANRELFGKRLSAAVDAHREEGRPIALLFVDLDDFKFVNDSFGHAAGDRMLQEIAARLQRCVRRDDMVARLGGDEFAVLLEADPGAPGLVGERILAAVREPVRIDGKPVSVAASVGVVAPEPYDIGLTGDALLRRADAAMYAGKRRGKNIMVRYAGTRDGGGDADLPGLLAEALAAGPAESGFTVHYQPIVDLHGDAVLAVEALARWTHPDLGVIGPDVFVAVAERAGLVAALDDFVLDTAARDARALAELHGRDVALHVNVSAGRLGRPELEIAVADALRRHELAPELLILEITETRRIADLGAAVAAAGRLREMGVRLALDDFGTGFNSLAQLHALPVSIVKLDAALTTADDRSRALVRSVLSICRDLGASVIAEGIEGPEQAAALAGLGCPLGQGYLYGAPAPLTRTP